The genomic interval CCACATCGACGGGATCGGTTGGCATTTTATTAGCGGCGGCACGCGCGACAAGCTGCCCAACGAAATCAGTGATAGTACGACATGCACCCGGGTTCCACTTTCCCCAACAAGCCTGGCGGGTACTGTTCCCGGATCCAGAATTCTTTCTTCGCCTGGCAGTTGATAACCGAAGGCCGGCTCTCTTTGGCAGCGATCTGGTAGCTTCGCTCGAGCGCAGGCCGAAACTCCTCAGGCCTCGTCACGTACTCGCCGTGCGCGCCAAGGGCTTCGCCTATCTTGTCGTACCTGAGGTTCTCCTGAAACAGGTGGATGGGTAGCGTCTTGCTGTTGCCTCGGTTTCCAGTCCATGTGCCCCACGCGTTGTTGTTGTAGACGATAACGATCACCGGCAAGCGGTACTTCGATAGGGTCTCCATTTCCATGGCGGTGTAGCCGAACCCCGCGTCGCCGGTTATGCAAACGACCGGGTGTCCCTTGTAGGCCGCTTGCACGCCGACGCCGTTCTGAACAGCCGCCGCTACGCCTACCGAGTATCCGACATCCGGACCGATCGCTCCATACTGATAGGCGCCGTTCATGATCTGCCCAGGCCGGTAGCCCCTCAACCATCTTCGCGTATATCTCGCGATGCCATAGCCCCCGGAAGCAATCGTAGTCTGTTCTTTTGGAATGTTGCCTCGATATAGAAAGTCGCTCAGCTCTTTGGCAATCACAGCAGGGTGCACAGCATCTGTGTAGCTCAGACCGAGTTTGTAAAATGAGTCGCACTCGTCTTCGAACTTCTTGCGCGCCGCGGCAATCTCCGCGACCCACGCGTCGTGTTTCATCGCGGGTATCTCGTTGAACAAGGCTTCAAGGGCTGCTTTCTCACAACTGACGATCCCTATGTCAATGGGCAAATTGCGGCCGATGTCCTCGGGGCTCGGGTCGATGCGGATGTACTTTGCATCGGGCCCAAACGCGAACTCGCCGATCGTCGGCATACAGTATTGACCGACGAGCACAACCACGTCTGCGCTGACGAGCGCGCTGGGCGCCGCGTTGGCCGAGAGCGGATGCGCGTCAGAGAACTGGCCTTTGGTGGCGCCCGACTCAACCACCGGTATCTGCGCTTTCTCGGCCAGGGCCTTCAATGCTTCCCACGCGCGGCTGTAGAAGACCCCGTTGCTCGACACGATCATCGGCCGCTCAGCGCGCTTAAGGAGTTCAACCGCAGCTCGAATATCTTTGGGATCGGGGTGAGGTCTGGAATCCGTTCGGTATCTCGACTTGTCGAAGTAGTAGGCGAGATCGGCCGCGCTCTTGAATTGCGCGCGATAGACTTCGCTAGGAAAGTCTATGTGAACGGGCCGGGGAATGCCTGATCTCAACTGCCGGAAGGCGTACGCAGCGTATTCGTGGACGCGCCCCGGAGTGATCAGACGCTTGCCGTATTTCTTGAGTCCTTCGGTGGCCGGCTGCTGATATTGAAGTTGGATGCCCGCCTCGGTATCTTCGGTAAACAGCGACATGTTGCTCGCAAGAACGAGGACCGGCGACCGCGCGGCGTTGGCTGAGGCAATGGCGCAGATCATATCCGTGAAGCCGGGCCCTTCCGTGCCGGATGCGGCTGCGACTTCACCAGTGACGCGCGTGAAGGCATCCGCTGCGTGGCACATCGAGCCTTCGTGCCTGCCGGAGTACGTGGGAATGCCCTCGAGCGCAATTGCGTTCTGGACGTTGTAGTTCCCTGGGCAGCAGAACAGCGCCGCGAGCCCCTCTTCCTTGCATACGCGCGCGAACACCTCAGCCCCGGTCATCGGGAAGTCGGCCTTCTTGAGCGGCGTCTTTGTGGCGAGGTTAAACTCGTCTGGGATCTTGATCGGTCTGGATGTGTCGGGCGTGTCCGAGCCGATGGCCACGTTGCGTGTGCCGAGTACGGTGGCCGCGGCCCCTGCGCCGATGGCCGCTTTGGCAATGAAACTCCGTCTTGAAACGTCAAGAGCTTTGTTCACGTCGGTTTCGTTCTGCCGAGCAATAGGCTTACCCATAGTTAAGAAGACACTCCTCTCGAGTCACGTCGGAAGCAACACACGTTTGCTAGTCATCCTTTATCGGCTGAGGCGGCCATCGCCTTCAATACCTATCCTGCCAGTCCTGAGTTACTGGGACACGTTCTACCCAAGCCCGGCGCGCAAGTCAAGGCGGCGGTAGGAATCTGATTGCTGACCATGAATAAAGCCGGAACAGAGTTGCTCGGGCGAGTCGTAGTGTTGCAATTGAGATCGGAAGAGATTGGAGAGGCGAGAGAATTGCATGAGAAAAGCCCGCTCAATCGAGCGGGCTTTTTCTTCGATGTAATCCCGGCGGCGACCTACTCTCCCACACAGTTACCCATGCAGTACCATCAGCTCCGTAGGGCTTAACTTCCGTGTTCGGGATGGGAACGGGTGTGACCCCTACGACATAACCACCGGAAAACTATAAAGAGCAAAGTGCTCTCAGATAATCGAAAGGCAAAACTCGCAATCAAGAAAACCCGCTAAGAGAAAGGCGTGCTGACCGGTTTGCAACGAGCAAACTTTATGGTCAAGCCGGTGGATCGATTTAGTACTGGTAAGCTAAACGCGTTACCGCGCTTACACACCCAGCCTATCAACCTGGTGGTCTTCCAGGGATCTCATAGGGAGAACTCATCTTCGGTCGGGCTTCACACTTAGATGCATTCAGCGTTTATCCCTGCCCAACATAGCTACACGGCGCTACCGCTGGCGCGATAACCGTTACACTAGAGGTCAGTCCAACCCGGTCCTCTCGTACTAGGGTCAGATTCCGTCAATTCTCCTACGCCCACGCCAGATAGGGACCGAACTGTCTCACGACGTTCTAAACCCAGCTCACGTACCACTTTAATCGGCGAACAGCCGAACCCTTGGGAGCTTCTGCACCCCCAGGATGTGATGAGCCGACATCGAGGTGCCAAACCCTGCCGTCGCTGTGGACGCTTGGGCAGGATCAGCCTGTTATCCCCGGGGTACCTTTTATCCGTTGAGCGACGGCCCTTCCATGCGGAACCGCCGGATCACTAAGGCCGACTTTCGTCTCTGCTCGACTTGTTTGTCTCACAGTCAGGCTGGCTTATGCCTTTGCACTCTACAGGTGATTTCCAAACACCCTGAGCCAACCATCGCGCGCCTCCGTTACATTTTAGGAGGCGACCGCCCCAGTCAAACTACCCGCCTGATAATGTCCCTCTCCCGGATGACGGGAGTAGGTTAGAATCCAAACGCAGGAAGGGTGGTATTTCACCGTTGGCTCCCCCGAGCCCGAGAGCCCGAGTTCAAAGCCTCCCACCTATCCTACGCATCCAACGCCCGGATTCACTATCAAGTTATAGTAAAGGTCCACGGGGTCTTTCCGTCTAGACGCGGGTACCCGGCATCTTCACCGGAACTACAAATTCGCTGTGCTGCTCGTTAAGACAGTCGTCAGATCGTTACGCCATTCGTGCAGGTCGGAACTTACCCGACAAGGAATTTCGCTACCTTAGGACCGTTATAGTTACGGCCGCCATTCACTGGGGCTTCAATTCAAAGCTTCGCCTTGCGGCTGACCTCTCCTTTTAACCTTCCAGCATTGGGCAGGCGTCAGCCCCCATACGTCGTCTTCACGACTTTGCGGAGACCTGTGTTTTTAGTAAACAGTCGCCTGACGCTGTTCATTGCAACCACCTCGGGCTTTCACCCTACCGTGGCACCCCTTCTCCCGAAGTTACGGGGCTAATTTGCCGAGTTCCTGAACGAGCATTCTCACATGGGCCTTAGGATTCTCACCCCACCTACCTGTGTCGGTTTGCGGTACGGTCGCTAGTCAACCTCGTGCCCGAAGTTTTTCTTGGCATCTGGGGTCACCGACTTTAGCGGCTATTGCCTTCGTCCCGCGTCTTAGCCTAACGACAAGCGGATTTGCCTACTTGTCAGCCTATGCACGCGTTCAACCGGATATCCATCACCGGTCTCGGCTACCCTGATGCGTCCCTCCACACTCAAACGGTTGTTAGCGGTTCGGGAATTTTAACCCGATTGCCATCGACTACGCCTTTCGGCCTCGCCTTAGGGACCGACTAACCCTGCGCAGACGAACTTAACGCAGGAAACCTTAGGTTTTCGGCCCGACTGATTCCCACAGTCGTTATCGCTACTTATGCCGACAAAGTCTTTTCCACACGCTCCAGGCTTTCGCCGCCAGCATCCTTAATAATGCCGGCCCGTCCTTTCGGTACGTCTTCGCTGCCTGTGGAATGCTCCCCTACCATCCAAACGATCCGAAGACCATTTGAATCCCAAGCTTCGGTACCATGCTTAAGCCCCGTTGAATTGTCGGTGCAGGGCTGCTTGACCAGTGAGCTATTACGCTTTCTTTAAAGGATAGCTGCTTCTAAGCTAACCTCCTGGCTGTCAGTGCGTCCCCACCTCCTTTTCCACTTAGCATGGATTTAGGGACCTTAGCTGTGGGTCTGGGCTCTTTCCCTTTTGACGATGAAGCTTAGCCCCCACCGTCTGACTCCCGCGCATGACGAACGGGCATTCGGAGTTTGGTAGAGTTTGGTACCCGGTGAAGGGCCCTAGCTCTTCCAGTGCTCTACCACCCGCAGTATTCACGCGAGGCTAGCCCTAAAGCTATTTCGGGGAGAACGAGCTATCACGTGTTTTGATTAGCCTTTCACCCCTATCCTCAGCTCATCCAAGTTGTTTTCAACCAACACTGGTTCGGTCCTCCACGTGGTGTTACCCACGCTTCAACCTGGCCAAGGATAGATCAACACGCTTCACGTCCGAATCCCGCTGACTGAATCGCCCTATTCAGACTCGCTTTCGCTGCGGCTCCGAGGCATAACCTCTTAACCTTGCCAACGAGATTCACTAGCCGGCTCATTATGCAAAAGGCACGTGGTCAGGCCGAGGATTGCTCCTCGTCATTACCCTCCCACTGCTTGTAAGCACACGGTTTCAGGTACTATTTCACTCCCTTTTGAAGGGTGCTTTTCACCTTTCCCTCACGGTACTGGTTCACTATCGGTCGCGTGTTAGTATTTAGCCTTAGGAGATGGTCCTCCCAAATTCAGACAGGGCTTCTCGTACCCCGCCTTACTCGGGTGCTCGTTCGAAGGGAGGCCAAGACGGTTTCGCGTACGCAGCTATTATGCTCTATGGCGGAGCTTTCCAGAACTCTTCCGCTACCGTTTGGCTTTGTAACTCCCCGGAGCGGCTGCCACCACTCCAAAACAAGTCCCACGACCCTCGCAAGGCAACGCTGACAGGCTTGACACCTTGCAAGTTTAGGCTCTTCCGCGTTCGCTCGCCGCTACTGACGGAATCACTGATTTGTTTTCTCTTCCTCCGGGTACTGAGATGGTTCACTTCCCCGGGTTAGCTCTCGCGGGCCTATGTATTCAGCTCGCAGTGACCAGTAATAACTGGCCGGGTTCCCCCATTCGGAAATCTCGGGGTCACGGGTTGTTTGCACCTCGCCCGAGCTTATCGCAGCTTACCACGTCCTTCATCGCCTTCACGCGCCTAGGCATCCACCGTGTGCCCTTAGTAGCTTGACCATAAAATTTGCTCATCGCAAACTCGATCAGCACATCGTTCTCTTACGCCTAGTTCCTCTCGGATACCCAAATCGTTTTTGGACGATTCAAAGTACCCAGAGAAATATTTCTATCTTTTGGGAATTTTGCCTATTCGATTATCAAAGAGCACTAAAACAAAGCTTGCGGTCTCAGATGCAGACAAACCTCGAAACCAGCAACATCAGCACGGCGTCACAATGGCTCTGGGAGCCAGTTTTGTGACATCGAGAGCTTCATTGGTGGAGGTGAGGGGACTCGAACCCCTGACCCCATGGTTGCAAACCATGTGCTCTGCCAACTGAGCTACACCCCCTGGCCACTCGAAAGGCTTCTTCGAGATCTGGTGGGCCTGGGTGGATTCGAACTACCGACCTCACCCTTATCAGGGGTGCGCTCTAACCAACTGAGCTACAGGCCCGCGGGCCTTTGCCGCAAAATAAGGGCTACAAGTTCTCACCTGTAGCCTCAATTTGGTTCTGCAGCACCGTGCCTGCAATTGAAATGTAAAGAACAAAGAGCGATCTTTCAAAACTAGATAGGCGCAAGACTAGCCATTCGAACCAAGATTACTTCAGCGGAAGTTCGCGGCACTTGCAACTGCACCGAATGAGCGCAAGAAACCGCTTTCCTTTAGAAAGGAGGTGATCCAGCCACAGGTTCTCCTACAGCTACCTTGTTACGACTTCACCCCAATCACCGACCATACCATGGGCGGCTGCTCCCTTGC from Acidobacteriota bacterium carries:
- a CDS encoding thiamine pyrophosphate-binding protein, with the protein product MGKPIARQNETDVNKALDVSRRSFIAKAAIGAGAAATVLGTRNVAIGSDTPDTSRPIKIPDEFNLATKTPLKKADFPMTGAEVFARVCKEEGLAALFCCPGNYNVQNAIALEGIPTYSGRHEGSMCHAADAFTRVTGEVAAASGTEGPGFTDMICAIASANAARSPVLVLASNMSLFTEDTEAGIQLQYQQPATEGLKKYGKRLITPGRVHEYAAYAFRQLRSGIPRPVHIDFPSEVYRAQFKSAADLAYYFDKSRYRTDSRPHPDPKDIRAAVELLKRAERPMIVSSNGVFYSRAWEALKALAEKAQIPVVESGATKGQFSDAHPLSANAAPSALVSADVVVLVGQYCMPTIGEFAFGPDAKYIRIDPSPEDIGRNLPIDIGIVSCEKAALEALFNEIPAMKHDAWVAEIAAARKKFEDECDSFYKLGLSYTDAVHPAVIAKELSDFLYRGNIPKEQTTIASGGYGIARYTRRWLRGYRPGQIMNGAYQYGAIGPDVGYSVGVAAAVQNGVGVQAAYKGHPVVCITGDAGFGYTAMEMETLSKYRLPVIVIVYNNNAWGTWTGNRGNSKTLPIHLFQENLRYDKIGEALGAHGEYVTRPEEFRPALERSYQIAAKESRPSVINCQAKKEFWIREQYPPGLLGKVEPGCMSYYH